Proteins from a single region of Synechococcus sp. WH 8109:
- a CDS encoding GNAT family N-acetyltransferase — MTPIRLVHHAPGAPGLRWLGLGPDLRPSRALLKLQRLFDRHAFWARGRSFAQLKRLLAGSDAVVSLWRGKRLVGFGRATSDGFSRAVLWDIVVAGDLQGHGLGRRVIEELLHTPPVVGVERVYLMTTKSAGFYRQLGFQDANPQQLMVLRR; from the coding sequence GTGACCCCGATCCGGCTGGTTCACCATGCCCCCGGTGCACCAGGCCTGCGTTGGCTTGGCCTCGGGCCGGATCTGCGCCCCAGCCGAGCGCTGCTCAAACTGCAACGACTGTTCGATCGCCACGCCTTCTGGGCCCGCGGCCGCAGCTTTGCTCAGCTGAAGCGTTTGCTGGCCGGAAGCGATGCCGTGGTGAGCCTCTGGCGCGGCAAGCGGCTGGTGGGCTTTGGCCGGGCCACCTCCGATGGCTTCAGTCGGGCCGTGCTCTGGGACATCGTGGTGGCCGGCGATCTGCAGGGCCACGGCCTCGGCCGCCGGGTGATCGAAGAACTGCTCCACACCCCACCGGTGGTGGGGGTGGAGCGGGTGTATCTGATGACCACCAAGAGCGCAGGCTTCTACCGGCAACTGGGCTTCCAGGATGCGAATCCCCAGCAGCTGATGGTGCTGCGCCGCTGA
- the uvrB gene encoding excinuclease ABC subunit UvrB, whose protein sequence is MPAYDLTAPYSPKGDQPTAIKQLVAGVNSGERYQTLLGATGTGKTFTMANVIAQTGRPALVLAHNKTLAAQLCNELREFFPENAVEYFISYYDYYQPEAYVPVSDTYIAKTASINEEIDMLRHSATRSLFERRDVIVVASISCIYGLGIPSEYLKAAVKFEVGETLNIRSQLRELVNNQYSRNDTEIARGRFRMKGDVLEIGPAYEDRLVRVELFGDEVEAIRYVDPTTGEILQSMDAVNIYPAKHFVTPKDRLDSAISAIRSELRERLDVLNGEGKLLEAQRLEQRTKYDLEMLGQVGYCNGVENYARHLAGREEGTPPECLIDYFPDDWLLIVDESHVTCSQLQAMYNGDQARKKVLIEHGFRLPSAADNRPLKGAEFWDKARQTVFVSATPGNWEMEVSGGEVAEQVIRPTGVLDPVVEVRPTTGQVDDLLGEIRNRSAKNQRVLVTTLTKRMAEDLTDYLAENEVRVRYLHSEIHSIERIEIIQDLRLGEYDVLVGVNLLREGLDLPEVSLVAILDADKEGFLRAERSLIQTIGRAARHVEGMALLYADNMTDSMAKAISETERRRAIQQAYNEKNGVVPTAAGKKASNSILSFLELSRKLKQDGPDADLVEVVGKAAKALEDDPDAGLALEALPELIDQLEAKMKQAAKKLDFEEAANLRDRVKQLRQKMAGSH, encoded by the coding sequence ATGCCCGCCTACGACCTCACGGCTCCGTATTCGCCGAAGGGCGACCAGCCGACTGCGATCAAGCAACTGGTGGCGGGGGTGAACAGTGGTGAGCGCTATCAGACGCTGTTGGGGGCGACGGGCACGGGCAAGACGTTCACGATGGCCAACGTCATCGCCCAGACCGGCCGGCCGGCGCTGGTGCTGGCCCACAACAAAACCCTGGCGGCCCAGCTCTGCAACGAGCTGCGCGAGTTCTTCCCGGAGAACGCCGTTGAGTACTTCATTTCCTATTACGACTATTACCAACCGGAGGCCTACGTACCGGTCAGCGACACCTACATCGCCAAGACGGCGTCGATCAACGAGGAAATCGACATGCTGCGCCACTCGGCGACGCGCTCACTGTTTGAACGGCGCGATGTGATCGTGGTGGCCTCGATCAGCTGCATCTACGGCCTGGGCATTCCAAGTGAATACCTCAAGGCGGCGGTGAAGTTCGAGGTGGGCGAGACCCTCAACATCCGCAGCCAGCTGCGGGAGCTGGTGAATAACCAGTACAGCCGCAACGACACCGAAATCGCCCGCGGCCGTTTCCGCATGAAGGGGGATGTGCTGGAGATCGGCCCCGCCTATGAAGACCGGCTGGTGAGGGTTGAGCTCTTCGGCGACGAGGTCGAGGCGATCCGCTACGTCGACCCCACCACCGGCGAGATCCTGCAAAGCATGGACGCTGTGAACATCTACCCGGCCAAGCACTTTGTGACGCCGAAAGACCGGCTGGATTCCGCCATAAGCGCCATCCGCTCAGAACTGCGGGAGCGGCTGGATGTGCTCAACGGCGAAGGCAAGTTGCTGGAAGCCCAGCGGCTGGAGCAGCGCACCAAGTACGACCTGGAGATGTTGGGTCAGGTGGGCTACTGCAACGGGGTGGAGAACTACGCCCGCCATCTGGCCGGCCGCGAAGAGGGCACCCCGCCGGAGTGCCTGATCGATTACTTCCCGGACGACTGGCTGCTGATCGTGGACGAGAGCCACGTCACCTGTTCCCAGCTGCAGGCGATGTACAACGGCGACCAGGCCCGCAAGAAGGTGCTGATCGAGCACGGCTTCCGCCTGCCCAGTGCTGCTGACAACCGGCCGTTGAAGGGGGCTGAATTCTGGGATAAGGCGCGTCAGACGGTCTTCGTCTCAGCCACCCCGGGGAACTGGGAGATGGAGGTGAGCGGCGGTGAGGTGGCGGAGCAGGTGATCCGCCCCACTGGGGTGCTTGATCCGGTGGTGGAGGTGCGGCCTACCACCGGCCAGGTGGACGACCTTCTCGGAGAGATTCGCAATCGGTCGGCCAAGAACCAGCGGGTTCTGGTCACCACCCTCACCAAGCGGATGGCGGAAGACCTTACGGATTACCTGGCGGAGAACGAGGTGCGGGTGCGCTATTTGCACTCGGAGATCCACTCGATCGAGCGGATCGAGATCATCCAGGATTTGCGCCTGGGGGAATACGACGTCTTGGTGGGGGTGAATCTGCTGCGGGAGGGCCTGGACCTGCCTGAGGTGAGCCTGGTGGCGATTCTCGATGCGGATAAGGAAGGTTTCCTGCGGGCCGAGCGCTCCCTGATCCAGACCATCGGCCGGGCCGCTCGCCATGTGGAGGGGATGGCGCTGCTCTATGCCGACAACATGACTGACTCGATGGCCAAAGCTATTTCCGAAACCGAGCGACGCCGGGCGATCCAGCAGGCCTACAACGAGAAGAACGGCGTCGTGCCAACTGCCGCGGGCAAGAAGGCCAGCAACTCGATCCTCAGTTTCCTGGAGCTGAGCCGCAAGCTCAAGCAGGACGGCCCCGATGCCGATCTGGTGGAGGTTGTGGGCAAGGCGGCCAAGGCCCTGGAGGACGATCCCGATGCAGGCCTGGCGCTGGAGGCGTTGCCGGAGTTGATCGATCAGCTCGAGGCAAAGATGAAGCAGGCGGCTAAGAAGCTCGATTTCGAAGAAGCCGCCAACCTGCGAGACCGGGTGAAGCAGCTGCGCCAAAAGATGGCGGGTTCGCATTGA
- a CDS encoding sugar transferase has product MFVAAGLDLAGQVVFLALLAAATNWLPVPIAIQTLAWPWGWTVFCLLLYPSLGWLFGSYTVLRWRHLPQLLLLQRVFLTCVATLVVVAIARWLTNPAESIWLLHRRVQLLWLSGVCLWSLLVRISLRRGLVLSDSPQLLLVADSQEAQVIQQAWSRVPQLQNLQLLESDQLQEHVQATNERCLITLGSKWRKTQHLCLSEQLDALDPRQVQVISPPGLFERQQERLPPALLGKGWMTYDEMPWAAPLSFQTQLKRASDLILASALLMITSPLLLLAMGWIWLDDSGPVFYRQKRSGWMGEPFTVLKLRTMRVQPAHSVASWTQKGDQRITRAGKVLRRFRIDELPQLLNVLKGDMSLIGPRPERPELEDELENNIPHYRMRHWMRPGLSGWAQVCAPYASSIEDSDLKLSYDLFYLKRFNVWLDLIILFRTVKTILKASGR; this is encoded by the coding sequence ATGTTTGTGGCTGCGGGTCTTGATTTAGCGGGTCAGGTTGTCTTTCTTGCCCTTCTCGCTGCCGCTACGAACTGGCTTCCTGTACCCATTGCGATCCAAACATTGGCATGGCCTTGGGGTTGGACTGTCTTTTGTTTGTTGCTTTATCCCTCCCTGGGCTGGCTGTTTGGCAGCTACACGGTCCTGCGTTGGCGTCATCTCCCGCAGTTACTGCTGTTGCAACGGGTCTTCCTAACGTGCGTTGCCACACTTGTTGTTGTGGCAATCGCCCGTTGGTTGACCAATCCGGCCGAAAGTATTTGGCTACTCCATCGCCGGGTGCAGCTGCTCTGGTTGAGCGGTGTGTGCCTTTGGTCGTTATTGGTGCGGATCAGTTTGCGAAGAGGTTTGGTGCTTTCGGATTCCCCTCAGTTGTTGTTGGTTGCCGATAGTCAAGAAGCGCAGGTTATTCAGCAGGCTTGGAGTCGTGTTCCGCAACTGCAAAATTTGCAGTTACTTGAGTCTGATCAACTTCAAGAGCATGTCCAGGCGACGAATGAGCGTTGTCTGATCACGTTGGGGTCTAAATGGCGGAAGACTCAGCACTTATGTCTGAGTGAGCAGTTGGATGCGTTGGATCCACGCCAGGTTCAGGTGATCTCGCCACCGGGATTATTTGAGCGCCAGCAGGAGCGTTTGCCTCCAGCTCTCCTAGGTAAGGGCTGGATGACCTATGACGAAATGCCCTGGGCAGCACCGCTCAGTTTCCAGACGCAGCTCAAGCGAGCTTCTGACCTGATTCTCGCTTCGGCTTTGCTCATGATCACCTCACCGCTGCTGCTGTTGGCAATGGGTTGGATTTGGCTGGACGATTCAGGCCCGGTGTTCTACCGCCAAAAACGATCAGGCTGGATGGGTGAACCGTTCACGGTGTTGAAACTGCGCACGATGCGTGTTCAGCCGGCTCATTCGGTTGCGAGCTGGACGCAAAAGGGTGATCAGCGCATTACTCGTGCAGGCAAGGTTTTGCGCCGGTTCAGGATTGATGAACTGCCGCAGCTGCTCAATGTGTTGAAAGGAGATATGAGCCTAATCGGGCCACGGCCAGAACGTCCGGAGTTGGAAGACGAGTTGGAAAATAATATTCCTCATTACCGCATGCGTCATTGGATGCGACCTGGCCTAAGTGGATGGGCACAGGTTTGCGCTCCATATGCAAGCAGTATTGAAGATTCCGATCTCAAATTATCTTACGACTTGTTTTATCTCAAGAGATTTAATGTCTGGCTTGATTTGATAATTTTGTTCCGCACAGTGAAAACAATTTTAAAGGCTTCTGGTCGATAG
- a CDS encoding HlyD family secretion protein, with translation MSRTREMIKSPFELIKKAQDLIEQVFQEQEGEGEVIQQSPIWMRTTTWGLMGTATFAVAWLAIAKTDEIVSVTGKLEPLGSVQEVQMPTGGIASKILVKDGDEVNAGDIVMRLDGEATEQRLNSLQESKKLKTQQLELKQLELSQYLLLNDEETKTLNNNLKLQQKILSRYEILSEQGAASELQYLQQLYRVEETIGSLNQVRVDRMRQQAAQNQQIQQLKAELQELQAQITEAAVNIRYQALRSPVDGIVFDLKPRGEGYVAQSTETVMKIVPYDTLEARVEIPSREIGFVKVGMPADLSIDSFPATDFGVLEGKVKSIGSDALPPSQIDNRPEYRYPAMIQLDSQQLKLKDGQELPLQVGMSLTSNIKLRKVSYLQLLLGSFQEKVDSLRKL, from the coding sequence ATGTCACGCACTAGAGAAATGATTAAATCTCCATTTGAGCTTATCAAGAAAGCTCAAGACTTAATCGAACAAGTCTTTCAGGAGCAAGAAGGTGAAGGTGAGGTTATCCAACAATCACCCATTTGGATGCGCACCACCACTTGGGGACTCATGGGAACGGCAACATTTGCCGTGGCATGGCTAGCGATTGCCAAGACAGACGAAATAGTCTCAGTTACAGGCAAACTCGAGCCTCTTGGTTCCGTGCAAGAAGTTCAAATGCCAACGGGCGGAATTGCTTCAAAGATCCTGGTAAAAGATGGCGATGAAGTAAATGCAGGCGACATTGTCATGCGCCTCGACGGAGAGGCAACAGAACAGCGATTAAACTCACTACAAGAAAGCAAAAAACTAAAAACTCAACAACTTGAACTTAAGCAACTAGAATTGAGCCAATATCTGCTTCTGAATGACGAAGAAACGAAAACTCTGAACAATAACTTAAAGTTACAGCAAAAAATATTATCTCGCTATGAAATCCTGAGTGAACAAGGTGCGGCCTCTGAATTACAGTATTTGCAACAACTCTACCGAGTAGAAGAGACAATTGGAAGTCTTAATCAAGTACGTGTTGATCGAATGCGTCAACAAGCAGCTCAAAATCAACAAATCCAACAGCTCAAAGCGGAACTTCAAGAACTGCAGGCTCAAATCACCGAAGCCGCGGTAAACATTCGCTATCAAGCCTTACGCTCACCCGTCGACGGAATTGTCTTTGACCTCAAACCACGAGGAGAGGGCTATGTGGCGCAAAGTACTGAAACGGTTATGAAAATTGTTCCTTACGACACGCTTGAAGCACGTGTTGAGATTCCAAGCCGTGAAATCGGCTTCGTAAAAGTGGGCATGCCTGCAGATCTCAGCATTGATTCTTTCCCAGCGACTGATTTCGGAGTTCTGGAAGGAAAAGTAAAGAGCATTGGCTCAGATGCACTGCCGCCTAGCCAAATCGATAATCGCCCAGAGTATCGCTACCCTGCCATGATTCAACTCGACAGCCAGCAACTCAAACTGAAAGATGGCCAAGAACTTCCACTGCAAGTGGGCATGAGCTTGACTTCTAACATCAAGCTAAGAAAAGTAAGCTACCTACAGCTTTTGCTTGGAAGTTTTCAGGAGAAAGTTGATTCTTTGCGCAAATTATAA
- a CDS encoding ABC transporter transmembrane domain-containing protein, producing MTVYDPTTSLKQLEAFKNCSEEALQTIKAKGSRISFATGHSLSTNRLISDRVLVILSGRARLLGEKNGMPVTLGLMGPGSFIGLPSLLRAEACEEVSAMEPVEAWSISDTLIAELYRNEASFQKWCHSTLFPAELAAFLETLLDQSERTAFFVSDVLGKVIPLAKTLIASNEAVNQLDEQNLVFIGSGNGSWKLNEELQREQLSAIHANKEASFALRLITLPKSVVDELKAGPAPQERNDLPADETKQTTEQQPASSRSSLNLIGEDPRSSIELIRASGVLDETLACFRMLAQIMGLPFRRDALEKTIRDALRRGKHPSLPILGQLVAGMGLHVVGAKVPPALCTRMNVPCLMAWGDGFGVVVQSNANGMLMAHPTLGWVELTPDQMQESAPDGFEVILVDRTSTTPDEKFNFGWFIPAIRRHRSSLLLVLGSSFVVQLFTLANPLLIQVIIDKVISQRSLDTLQVLGIALVGVTIFEGVLGSLRTFLFTDTTNRIDMRLGSEVIDHLLRLPVGYFDRRPVGELGTRVAELEKIRNFLTGEALTTIIDAAFSVIYILVMALYSWILTIVALLVVPLQVAITLIGAPLFRRQFRQAAEANAKTQSHLVEVLTGIQTVKAQNVEIVSRWKWQERYGRYISRTFEKTITGTALGQVGQVLQKLSQLMVLWVGARLVLEGQLTLGQLIAFRIISGYVTQPLLRLSTIWQRIQELRVSFERLADIVDTPEESTDVDKGKIPLPPVDGKVEFKNLQFRFNSSAPQVLKNINLSISPGTFVGIVGQSGSGKSTLMKLLPRLYSPTEGNILIDNYDIDKVELYSLRRQIGIVPQEPLLFTGSVSDNIALTDPNASSEEIAKAAQIACAHEFIMGLPSGYSTELGERGANLSGGQRQRLAIARTLLANPKLLVMDEATSALDYDTERRVCQNLRETLVGCSVFFVTHRLSTVRNADLIVMMHQGAIVETGTHEELIALQGRYYALYRQQEAG from the coding sequence ATGACCGTTTACGACCCGACTACCTCGCTTAAACAACTCGAAGCTTTTAAAAACTGCAGTGAGGAAGCTCTGCAGACCATTAAGGCGAAAGGCTCGCGAATCAGTTTCGCCACCGGTCATTCACTTAGTACGAATAGACTTATCTCAGATCGTGTTCTGGTGATTCTTAGCGGACGCGCCCGATTGTTAGGAGAGAAGAATGGCATGCCTGTCACCCTCGGACTGATGGGTCCAGGTAGTTTCATTGGTCTTCCTTCCCTGCTGAGAGCAGAGGCATGCGAAGAGGTGAGCGCAATGGAGCCGGTCGAGGCCTGGAGTATCTCAGACACTCTAATTGCAGAGCTCTATCGAAACGAAGCAAGCTTTCAAAAATGGTGCCACTCAACGCTTTTCCCTGCAGAACTCGCCGCCTTCTTGGAAACACTTCTGGATCAAAGTGAGCGCACTGCCTTCTTTGTCTCTGACGTGCTCGGCAAGGTCATTCCCCTCGCCAAGACGTTGATCGCCAGCAATGAAGCTGTAAATCAACTTGATGAACAAAACCTGGTGTTCATCGGAAGCGGAAATGGTAGCTGGAAGCTCAATGAAGAACTTCAGCGAGAACAGTTGTCAGCAATACACGCCAACAAGGAAGCGTCTTTTGCGCTGCGGTTGATCACACTTCCAAAATCGGTGGTCGATGAACTCAAGGCAGGACCCGCACCACAAGAGAGAAACGACCTTCCAGCTGATGAAACAAAGCAGACAACGGAACAACAACCTGCGAGCTCAAGATCCAGTCTCAATTTGATTGGTGAGGATCCGCGCAGCAGTATTGAACTGATTCGCGCAAGTGGTGTCCTGGACGAAACCCTGGCGTGCTTCCGCATGTTGGCCCAAATCATGGGATTGCCGTTCAGACGGGATGCTCTGGAGAAAACAATCCGCGATGCCCTACGTCGGGGTAAGCATCCAAGCTTGCCAATTCTTGGGCAACTAGTCGCAGGCATGGGACTTCATGTTGTGGGCGCCAAGGTACCTCCAGCACTATGCACCCGAATGAACGTGCCTTGTCTAATGGCATGGGGCGACGGATTCGGTGTGGTGGTTCAAAGCAATGCCAATGGAATGCTCATGGCACACCCGACGCTTGGATGGGTGGAGCTGACACCTGATCAAATGCAGGAGTCAGCTCCAGATGGGTTTGAAGTGATCCTGGTTGATCGCACTAGCACAACACCTGACGAAAAATTCAATTTTGGTTGGTTTATACCAGCCATCCGCCGCCACCGATCCAGCCTCCTGTTAGTGCTGGGCTCATCATTTGTGGTACAACTCTTCACTCTGGCGAACCCACTGCTAATTCAAGTGATCATCGACAAGGTGATTTCACAGCGGAGTCTTGATACGCTTCAAGTGCTGGGAATTGCACTGGTAGGGGTAACAATTTTCGAAGGTGTTCTGGGAAGCCTACGAACTTTTTTGTTTACAGATACCACCAATCGTATCGACATGCGACTGGGCTCTGAAGTGATTGATCACTTGCTGCGGTTGCCAGTGGGGTATTTCGATCGACGACCAGTGGGCGAACTCGGAACCCGAGTAGCAGAACTCGAGAAAATACGAAACTTCCTCACAGGAGAAGCGCTTACAACAATTATTGATGCCGCCTTTTCAGTGATTTATATCCTGGTAATGGCACTATATAGCTGGATCCTTACTATCGTTGCACTGCTGGTAGTTCCCCTACAAGTGGCAATTACACTTATCGGAGCTCCTTTATTTAGACGTCAATTCCGACAAGCTGCCGAGGCCAATGCAAAAACACAATCACATTTGGTTGAGGTACTAACTGGCATCCAGACTGTCAAAGCTCAAAATGTGGAGATTGTGAGCCGGTGGAAATGGCAGGAACGCTACGGACGATACATAAGTCGAACCTTCGAAAAAACAATTACAGGAACAGCACTTGGACAAGTCGGCCAGGTTTTGCAAAAGCTCTCACAGCTGATGGTTCTTTGGGTTGGAGCAAGGCTAGTGCTTGAAGGACAACTGACTCTTGGCCAGTTAATTGCCTTCCGAATCATTAGTGGATATGTCACACAACCACTCCTGCGACTTTCAACGATTTGGCAACGTATACAAGAACTAAGGGTAAGTTTTGAAAGACTTGCCGACATAGTGGACACTCCAGAAGAATCAACTGATGTTGACAAGGGGAAAATCCCTCTACCACCAGTCGACGGGAAGGTGGAATTTAAAAATCTTCAATTCCGTTTCAATTCAAGCGCTCCACAAGTCCTTAAAAATATCAATCTGTCTATCTCCCCGGGAACATTTGTAGGCATAGTTGGACAAAGTGGCAGCGGCAAGAGCACTTTAATGAAATTATTACCAAGATTATATTCGCCCACAGAGGGAAACATTCTGATTGACAATTACGACATCGACAAAGTTGAGCTTTATTCGCTACGCCGGCAAATTGGAATTGTTCCTCAAGAACCTCTTCTCTTTACAGGTAGCGTGAGTGATAACATTGCTCTTACTGATCCCAACGCCAGTAGCGAGGAAATTGCAAAAGCTGCACAGATTGCTTGTGCCCACGAGTTCATAATGGGATTGCCCTCCGGATACAGCACAGAATTGGGAGAACGCGGTGCGAATCTATCTGGTGGGCAACGTCAACGACTCGCAATCGCGAGAACACTACTTGCAAACCCAAAACTGTTAGTGATGGATGAAGCAACCAGCGCTCTTGATTACGACACGGAACGCCGGGTATGTCAAAACCTTCGTGAAACACTCGTTGGTTGCAGTGTTTTCTTCGTTACACACAGGTTATCAACAGTACGAAATGCAGACCTGATCGTAATGATGCATCAAGGTGCAATCGTTGAAACAGGAACCCACGAAGAACTGATTGCCTTGCAGGGACGTTATTACGCTCTTTACCGTCAACAGGAGGCTGGCTAA
- a CDS encoding peptidylprolyl isomerase, translating into MLQSLVRAEILGKTVETIDLTTEQRDQVWNNFKAANKLDNTELFETYLKNNGLKENDLRWQVELPARVQIYSQKHFQHKAEARFLARKEQLDQVVYSLLRVQDGYLARELYLRISGGEANFADLAANYSQGPEAKTKGIVGPVPMTQAHPALSERLRTSQPGQLLQPFQIDKWWLVVRLERYEAAQFDDNTRQRMAQELFQEWLSEELLGKIRNLD; encoded by the coding sequence ATGTTGCAGTCCTTAGTCAGAGCTGAGATCCTCGGCAAGACAGTTGAGACCATCGATCTGACCACAGAACAACGCGATCAAGTTTGGAACAATTTCAAAGCAGCAAACAAGCTAGATAATACAGAGTTATTCGAAACGTATCTCAAAAACAATGGTCTTAAAGAAAACGATTTACGCTGGCAAGTAGAACTACCAGCTCGCGTTCAAATTTACAGTCAAAAGCATTTTCAACACAAAGCAGAAGCCCGGTTTCTCGCACGAAAAGAACAGCTAGATCAAGTCGTCTACAGCCTGTTGCGGGTTCAAGACGGATATCTGGCCAGAGAGCTCTATTTACGTATTTCCGGAGGTGAAGCGAATTTCGCTGATCTTGCAGCCAACTACAGCCAAGGCCCTGAAGCCAAAACAAAAGGCATCGTTGGGCCTGTTCCCATGACACAGGCACATCCGGCTCTGAGCGAGCGACTACGCACCAGTCAACCCGGACAGCTGCTGCAACCGTTTCAAATCGACAAATGGTGGCTGGTCGTGCGTCTTGAGCGTTATGAGGCCGCCCAATTTGACGACAACACAAGGCAACGCATGGCCCAAGAACTTTTTCAAGAGTGGCTCAGCGAGGAACTTCTCGGTAAAATACGAAACCTAGATTGA